From the Ignavibacteriales bacterium genome, the window ATATACTGCTCACTCACAGGAGCCACCGCCAACACCGGACCAGGTAGGTATAAGTGAAAAGCTCGGAGAGACAGTGCCGATGGACATGGTATTCTATGACGAATACGGGAAATCCATTACACTGGGAGAGCTAATAGGTGACAAGCCTACTGTGATCTCCATAGTTTATTACCGCTGTCCGGGTCTATGCAGTCCTCTTCTTTCGGGGCTTGCTGACGTGGTAAATAAGGTGGACCTCGAACCCGGCGATGATTTTAACGTGATTACAATAAGCATGGATCCGAGCGAAGATTATCACATGGCGTCGGAGAAGAAGAAGAACTACATTGCCTCGATGACACGCAATGTGGACTTCAATGACTGGAGATTTTTAACGGCTGACAGTGTGAACGCGAAGAGGATAACCGAGGTGGTTGGCTGGAATTATCAGAAGCAGGGAAATGATTTTATGCACGGCGCTGCAATAACGGTTGTATCGCCCGAAGGCAAGATAGTAAGATACTTATTCGGAACGGATTACAATGTATTCGATTTTAAGATGGCGCTGATAGAAGCTTCCGAAGGAAGAGTAGGAGCTTCGATCGCAAAGGTACTGCAGGTGTGTTTTAGCTATGACCCGGATGGAAGAAGATATACGCTGGATATTACCAGGATAACGGGCGGAATGGTATTATTTTTTATCGGAGTATTTGTTGTCGTATTTTTAGTTAAGAAAAAGAAAACAGTTCAAACATAATGAGGACTAAGAAAAATGGCTAACGGAACTATCGCTACAGGTGCTGAGGAAGTCTCGTTTTACGAGTACAAGGGAAGATTCAAAGGAATAGCAGGCTGGTTACTTACCTTAGACCACAAGCGTATAGGGTTATTGTATTTAATGGCAATGCTTTCATTCTTCGCGGTCGCAGTGAGCCTTGGTGTGCTTATGAGACTGGAGATGCTGACGCCCGGCGAAACTATAATGAAAGCTCAGACCTACAATTCTATATTTACGCTTCACGGTGTAATAATGATATTTCTGTTCATCATTCCGGGAATCCCGGCGGTTTTCGGTAACTTTATTATGCCGATACAGATAGGCGCTCCCGACGTAGCTTTTCCAAGACTGAACTTAATGTCATGGTATCTATATATTATCGGCGGTGCTATCGCTATAACCTCATTATTTACCGGAGGCGGAATAATGGATACGGGCTGGACTTTTTATGTGCCTTATAGTGTAAGAACGACGACTAACATTTCGCTATCGGTATTCGCGGCATTTGTCCTCGGGTTTTCTTCGATTTTGACAGGACTTAACTTCGTTACCACGGTGCACAGGATGCGCGCAAAGGGAATGACATTTTTCAGGATGCCTTTATTTGTGTGGGGACTTTATTCGACCGCATGGATACAGGTTCTCGCAACACCGGTTATCGGAATTACATTAGCATTAATAATATTAGAGAGGACTCTTGGGGTCGGAATATTCGACCCGAATAAAGGAGGCGATCCTCTACTTTACCAGCACTTGTTCTGGATTTACTCGCACCCCGCGGTTTACATCATGGTATTGCCGGCTATGGGTGTGGTCTCGGATATTATAGCGACATTTTCCAGGAAGAACATTTTCGGATACGTTCCGATCGCGATGTCTTCACTGGCAATTGCATTTGTGGGTTACCTGGTATGGGGACACCACATGTTTGTAAGCGGTATAAGCGATACTGCAAGGATCATTTTCTCACTGCTGACATTCCTAGTTGCTATACCGACGGGTATAAAAGTATTTAACTGGGTGGCAACCCTTTATAAAGGTTCGATCGTAGTCAGGACGCCGATGCTGTATACACTTGCATTTATAGTTGTATTCTCCATCGGAGGTCTTACGGGACTTGTACTTGGTACACTCAATACGGACATACACCTTACGGATACATATTTTGTAGTAGCACACTTCCATTATGTGATGTTTGGAGGCATGGGATTCCTGTTCTTTGCTTCGCTTCACTACTGGTATCCTAAGATGTTCGGCAGGATGTACAATGAAAAGATGGCTAAGCTCGGATGCTGGGTGTTTGTGATCGGATTCAACGTACTTTATTTCCCGATGTTTATAATGGGATATATGGGAATGCCGAGAAGGTATTATGATTACCTGCCGGAATTCCAGCCGTATCACATTGTTTCGACAGTCGGATCTTGGATACTGGTAACAGGACTAATATTGATAGTAGCGAATTTGATAAGAGGCTTGTATAATGGTGAACGCGCGCCGATGAATCCATGGGGAGGAACAACTCTCGAGTGGAAAGTGCCATCACCGCCTCCGCTTGAAAATTTTGAGGAACCTCCCGTAGTAATAGGAGAGCCTTATGATCATGAAAAACCAAATGCCATAATGAAAGGAGCATAATGAGCAGTCAAAACCCGGAAATAGCGGCTGAGCATTCACACGCTCACGGACAGATCCACAGGGATGATACAGGCTCCAAAATGGGGATGTGGCTCTTTTTGTTCACAGAGGTACTTCTTTTTGGTGGCATGTTCATTTTGTATGCTGCATACAGGTATGAATACTCGGATGCATTCGTTGCGGCGGCATTAAGGCTTGATCCGATACTTGGCGCAATCAATACTGTTATACTTTTGACAAGCAGTCTTACTGTTGTATTGGGCATCGTATCAATACAAAAGAAGAAAGTTAAGCTGTGTATGTTCTTCCTCTGGGTTACGCAGGCATGCGGTCTGATCTTCCTGGTGAATAAGTACTTTGAATGGACGCATAAGATCCATTTAGGGCTTTATCCGGGCGGTCCAATGATGGAAGAGCTTTCAAAAGGCGAGACAGTGTTCTATGGTTTGTATTATGTGATGACCGGACTGCACGGGCTCCACGTTATAGTTGGTATGAGTTTTATAGGTGTAATAATGTATTTCATTGCAAAGCAGAAGATAACACATGATAATTTCCAGAGGCTCGAAAATTCGGGTCTTTACTGGCACCTTGTCGACGTGATATGGATATTCTTATTCCCATTATTTTATTTAATTCATTAAGATGGACGAAAAAACTTTTGAGAGAGATGTACAGCACAATTTAGGTGTGCAGGAGCAGGGACCGGAAGACGCGCATGAGGAGGGTCATGACGTTGGGTACGGAACATTTGTGCTCATCTGGCTTGCTTTGATCGGCTTGACTGCGATCACGGTGACGATAGCCGGTATAAACCTCGGCAGTCTGGCTCTTGTTGTTGCTATTATTATTGCTATGACGAAAACATCTCTTGTGATGAATTATTTTATGCACGTAAAGTTTGACTCGACCATATTCAGAATATTCATTTTGGTTTGTATTATAATTTTTCTTACAATGATACTTTTAACTTTTACAGATCTAATATATAGGAATCCACTATTATGAGGCCAAACATAGGTCATGAAACAGATATGACGTTGCTTCTTATACTGGGGATAAGCTTTGTGTTCCTGATGATCATTGTTGTCGCAATGTTTTATTTCCTATATAAGTACAGCGCAAAGAGAAATCAAAAGTCTGAGAATATACACGGTAATACACCGCTTGAGATAATTTGGACTGTCATCCCGACAATACTTGTTTTAATAATTTTCTTTTATGGATGGAAAGGATTCGAAAACATAAGGGATATACCCCCGGATGCAATGCCGGTGAAAGTAACAGGACAGATGTGGAAGTGGAATTTTGAGTATGAAAACGGCAAGAAGAGTGATACTCTATTTGTACCGCTTTCCAAGCCTATAAGAATAAACCTTTATTCGATCGATGTTAACCACAGCTTTTTTGTGCCGGCATACAGGGTAAAGGAAGATGCTATTCCCGGAAGGGAAAACAGGCTTTGGTTCCAGCCGACGGGTCTCGATACGCTGGTAATTACCTGCGCGGAATACTGCGGGCTGGATCACTCTATTATGATGACGCATCTTATCGTGCTTCCTGATGATGTATTTAATACATGGTATAATATACCAAATCCCGTGACGACGACCACGACTACAACAGATTCGACGGGTACGACAACCGACACAACAAAGACTATGAGTACCGACACGACCAAAGTTCAAAGCGGTACAGATACATCAAAGACAGATACAACGAAATAGCAGATGAGCAGTAAATATCTAAATACAGCCGTTAATAGTCATGCCTCAGCACGAAGCGAAGCATATTCGTTCGTGCAGGACATGCTGGAGCTTGTCAAAATAAAGATAACGCTCTTTGTCGCTTTTACTACAGCGCTGGGATATATACTTGCCACTAATTCGTTTACGATAGAATTTATTTACCCGGTTGCGGGGATATTCATACTTGCGTGCAGTGCCGCGGCATTGAACCATTACCAGGAGAGGCATTACGACAGGCTGATGGCTCGAACCATGAACAGACCGATTCCCGCCGGAAGAGTAAGTGAAGGGACTGCGCTGATAGTTTCACTCCTGCTTCTTGTAACAGGTTCTGCGGTTCTGGTTGCGGGAGCTAACCTGATGACTCTTGCTGTCGGACTTGCGACTTACGTGTCTTATAATTTTGTCTATACTCCGTTAAAGAGAAAAATTTCACTGGCTATAATTCCCGGTTCGCTCGTGGGGGCTCTTCCTCCTGTTGCAGGATGGGTAGCCGCCGGAGGCAGTCTTCTAGATGAAAAGATATTGCTCGTTTCGGCGTACTTTTTCATCTGGCAGATACCGCACTTCTGGTTGCTGCTTTTAAAGTACGGTAAAGAGTACGAGGGAGCAGGATTCCCGGTTCTTACATTATCGCGTGAGAGAATAGCCAACATGGTTTTCTTTACGTCGGTATTGACGGTAGTGCCGGTCGTTATTCTGTTCGCCGGGGGAATGTTAAATTACTTTATAACGGGTTTACTTCTTTGCGTTGCATCCGTATGGCTTTTGACGAGCATGTACAGGTTCAGCCGTTCGGATCTAAATAACAAACAGATCATAAGGTCGTTCATAGGAATTAATTTTTATACGCTGATATTTATAACGCTGATGTCATTAGATAAATTAATAAATCTAATCTAGAGTTTAAGAATGAATTTTTTCGATCAAATAGCAATACCGCCGTCAACGCACCATCTGGAGTTGATGAACTTCTTCCTGATAATATCACTGCTGGTGTTCATTCCGTTTATTTCGATGGTGTTCGGCGCTTCAACTTTATCGTTTATCTTTAATATTATCGGTAGGAAGAAGCATAATCCGATGTATATCCGTTTTGCAAAGGATATACTGGATAAACTGGCTGTCAATAGAAGAGTAGGACTCGGACTTGGAATATTGCCTGCGTTCTCGATAGCTTTTGTTTATGTTCAGCTCATGTACGATTCTAACTCGATCGTACCGGGTACGTTGTTCTTTGGGTGTATATTGATGTCTATAGGTTTTGCTCTTTTATACAGGTTTAAAACGACATTCCAGGTAGAAAGTGTGATCGAATCATTAAAAGAATACACACACTCTAAAGATCTGCCGGAAGATATCGTTGAATACAAAGACATTCTCGACGAGTCAAATGAGAAAAGCGGAAGGTACGCATTTATTCTGATATTCTTTGGCTTATTCTTCTTCATTGGTGGCATGACACTGGCTTATCTGCCGGAAGACTGGGCAAGTATGACTAATGTAATGCAGTTTTTCATCGACGGTGAAAGTACTATACATTTCTTTTACTTCCTTTCACTGGCAGGCACAGTGGCAGGTATAGCAATACTGTTCTTCTTCTTTATCTGGCAGGGCGGTATCAAAGACATGGATGAAGCTTATAAGAAGTTCGCAACGAAGTTCTCCGTGCTTTTATCATTCTTCTCGGTTATTGCTCTTATACTATGTATGTTCTTAAAGTTCCTCATGTACCCACAGGAAGCATTATCTTTCAATGTATTCTTCTACACGGGAATTACATTCCTACTTCTTATCCTGGTAGGGAACCTGCTTTA encodes:
- a CDS encoding SCO family protein, whose amino-acid sequence is MDKKNRRHRTRYNRSKSIFFFVILLLSSITYTAHSQEPPPTPDQVGISEKLGETVPMDMVFYDEYGKSITLGELIGDKPTVISIVYYRCPGLCSPLLSGLADVVNKVDLEPGDDFNVITISMDPSEDYHMASEKKKNYIASMTRNVDFNDWRFLTADSVNAKRITEVVGWNYQKQGNDFMHGAAITVVSPEGKIVRYLFGTDYNVFDFKMALIEASEGRVGASIAKVLQVCFSYDPDGRRYTLDITRITGGMVLFFIGVFVVVFLVKKKKTVQT
- the ctaD gene encoding cytochrome c oxidase subunit I: MANGTIATGAEEVSFYEYKGRFKGIAGWLLTLDHKRIGLLYLMAMLSFFAVAVSLGVLMRLEMLTPGETIMKAQTYNSIFTLHGVIMIFLFIIPGIPAVFGNFIMPIQIGAPDVAFPRLNLMSWYLYIIGGAIAITSLFTGGGIMDTGWTFYVPYSVRTTTNISLSVFAAFVLGFSSILTGLNFVTTVHRMRAKGMTFFRMPLFVWGLYSTAWIQVLATPVIGITLALIILERTLGVGIFDPNKGGDPLLYQHLFWIYSHPAVYIMVLPAMGVVSDIIATFSRKNIFGYVPIAMSSLAIAFVGYLVWGHHMFVSGISDTARIIFSLLTFLVAIPTGIKVFNWVATLYKGSIVVRTPMLYTLAFIVVFSIGGLTGLVLGTLNTDIHLTDTYFVVAHFHYVMFGGMGFLFFASLHYWYPKMFGRMYNEKMAKLGCWVFVIGFNVLYFPMFIMGYMGMPRRYYDYLPEFQPYHIVSTVGSWILVTGLILIVANLIRGLYNGERAPMNPWGGTTLEWKVPSPPPLENFEEPPVVIGEPYDHEKPNAIMKGA
- a CDS encoding cytochrome c oxidase subunit 3 family protein; this encodes MSSQNPEIAAEHSHAHGQIHRDDTGSKMGMWLFLFTEVLLFGGMFILYAAYRYEYSDAFVAAALRLDPILGAINTVILLTSSLTVVLGIVSIQKKKVKLCMFFLWVTQACGLIFLVNKYFEWTHKIHLGLYPGGPMMEELSKGETVFYGLYYVMTGLHGLHVIVGMSFIGVIMYFIAKQKITHDNFQRLENSGLYWHLVDVIWIFLFPLFYLIH
- a CDS encoding cytochrome C oxidase subunit IV family protein, yielding MDEKTFERDVQHNLGVQEQGPEDAHEEGHDVGYGTFVLIWLALIGLTAITVTIAGINLGSLALVVAIIIAMTKTSLVMNYFMHVKFDSTIFRIFILVCIIIFLTMILLTFTDLIYRNPLL
- the coxB gene encoding cytochrome c oxidase subunit II gives rise to the protein MRPNIGHETDMTLLLILGISFVFLMIIVVAMFYFLYKYSAKRNQKSENIHGNTPLEIIWTVIPTILVLIIFFYGWKGFENIRDIPPDAMPVKVTGQMWKWNFEYENGKKSDTLFVPLSKPIRINLYSIDVNHSFFVPAYRVKEDAIPGRENRLWFQPTGLDTLVITCAEYCGLDHSIMMTHLIVLPDDVFNTWYNIPNPVTTTTTTTDSTGTTTDTTKTMSTDTTKVQSGTDTSKTDTTK
- a CDS encoding protoheme IX farnesyltransferase, producing MSSKYLNTAVNSHASARSEAYSFVQDMLELVKIKITLFVAFTTALGYILATNSFTIEFIYPVAGIFILACSAAALNHYQERHYDRLMARTMNRPIPAGRVSEGTALIVSLLLLVTGSAVLVAGANLMTLAVGLATYVSYNFVYTPLKRKISLAIIPGSLVGALPPVAGWVAAGGSLLDEKILLVSAYFFIWQIPHFWLLLLKYGKEYEGAGFPVLTLSRERIANMVFFTSVLTVVPVVILFAGGMLNYFITGLLLCVASVWLLTSMYRFSRSDLNNKQIIRSFIGINFYTLIFITLMSLDKLINLI